In the genome of Nomascus leucogenys isolate Asia chromosome 12, Asia_NLE_v1, whole genome shotgun sequence, the window AGCATCAACTGGGAGCTTTTTGAAAATGCGAATGTTCAGGTCCTGCCCCTGACctttgtgaatgaatgaagtcCAGGAATTTGTGTTTAATGTCATCTCTGGATTATTCCCACCTGTGCCAAAGTTTGAGAAAGCACAGACCTAGCGCTGCCCTGTTCAGTATGGTAGACTCTAGACACACAGCTCTTGAGCATCTGAAATGTGGtgagtccaaattgagatgtgctgtaagtgtaaaattcaTACCAGATCTTGAAATCTTAgcaccaaaaaaatatataaaatatctcaataattttcttttttttcttcagtttttattttaagttcaggggtacatgtgcaggatgtcaaagtttgttacataggtaaatgtgtgccatggtggttggtttgctgcacagaccatcccatcatctaggtattaagacCAACATCCATTAGCTAaccttcctgatcctctctctcccccaacccctctccaacaggccccagtgtgtgttgttcccctctatgtgtccatgtgttctcatcattcatctcatcattcatctcccacttataagtgagaacatgtggtgtttggttttctgttcctgcattagtttgctgagggtaatggcttccaactccatccatgtccctgaaaaggacatgatcttgttcctttttatggctgcatagtattccatggtgtatatgtaccacattttctttatccaatctatcattgatgggcatttgggttgattccatgtcttagctattgtgaatagtgctgcaatgaacatacatgtgcaagtatctttataatagaatgatttatattctttggggtatatacccaataacgCGTTTGCTGgaacaaatggtatttctgcctttaggtttctgaggaatggccacactgtcttccacaatggttgaactaatttacactcccaccaacactgtaaaagcatttctttttctctgcaaccttgccgcatctgttgtttcttgactttattaataattgccattctgacagtcaggagatggtatcttattgtggttttgatttgcatttttctaatgatcagtgatattgagcttttcttcacatgtttgttggctgcatgaatgtcttcttttgagaagtgtctgttcatggtttttgctcactttttaatggggttgtgttttttttttcctgtttgttttttccttaaacatttgtttaagttccttgtggacactggatattagacctttgtcagatggatagattggaaaaattttctcccattctgtaggttgtttgttcactctgatcatagtttcttttgctgtgcggaagctctttagtttaattggatcccatttgtcaatttttgcttttgttgcaattgcttttgacattttcatcatgaaatctttgcccatgcctatgtcctgaatggtattgcccagattTTCTTACAGGGTTTTATACTTtggggctttacatttaagtctttaattcaccttgaattaatttttgtttaaggtataaggaagtggtccagtttcaattttctgcatgtggctagccagttctccctgcaccatttttaaatagggaaaccttttcccattgcttttgtcaggtttgtcaaaaatctgATAATTgcaggtgtgtggtcttatttttgagttctttattctgttccattggtctatgtgtctgtttttgtaccaataccatgctgttttggttatcttggccttgtagtatagtttgaagttgggtagtgcgATGCCtccacttttgttctttttgtttaggactctcttggctattcaggctctttttccattccatatgaattttaaagtagttttttctaattccatgaagaatgtcaatagtagtctaatgggaatagcattgaatctataaattactttgggcagtatggccattttcacgatattgattcttcctgtccatgagcatggaatgtttttccacttatttgtgtcctctctgatttctttgagcagtggtttgtagttccccttgaagaggtccttcactttccttgttagctgtatttctaggcaTATTaatctttttgtagcaattgtgaatgggagttcattcatgatttggctctctgcttgcctgttgttggtgtataggaatgctagtgatctttgcccattgattttgtatccttgaggattgctgaagttgtttatcagcttaagaagctatTGGCCTGAGAtgttggggttttctagatataggatcatgtcatctgcaaatggagacagtttgacttcctctttccctatttgaataccctttatttctttctcttgcctgattgctcttgccagaatttccaatactatgttgaataggagtgatgaaagatggcattcttgtcttgtgcaggttttcacagggaatgcttcctgctttttcccattcagtatgatattggtgtGAATTTGTCATatgtggctcttattattttgaggtatgttctttcaatacctAAGTTATGGAGAGtgtttaacatgaagggatgttgaattttattgaaggccctTTCTGCCTTGGTTGAGATAATCTGTGGGTTTTGTCTTCAGTactatttatgtgatgaatcacacttactgatttggatatgttgaaccaaccttgcatcctggggatgaagccagcttgatcatggtggataagctttatgatgtgctgctggttttggtttgccagcattttactgaggatttttgcatcaatgttcattaaggatattggcctgcagtttccttttttggttttatctctactagattttggtatcaggatgatgatggcctcagaatgagttaaggaggagtccctccttttcaaatttttggaataattttagtagaaatgacgccagctcttctttgtacctctggtagaactcagctgtgaatctgtctggtcctggattttattttgttttgttttgttttgtttttggttgttaggctatttattactgcctcaatttcagaacttgttattggtctgttcaaaaATTCAACttctgaggccgggcgtggtggctcaagcctgtaatcccagcactttgggaggctgaggcgggcggatcacaaggtcaggagatcgagaccatcctggctaacacagtgaaaccccatctctactaaaaatacaaaaaatcagccaggcgtggtggcgggcgcctgtagtcccagctacgtgggaggctgaggcaggagaatggtgtgaaccccagagggcggagcctgcagtgagccaagatcgcgccactgaactccagcctaggtgacagagcgagactctgtctcaaaaaaaaaaaaaaaaaaaaattcaacttctttctggctcagtcttgggagtgtgtatgtgtccaggaatttatccatttcttctatattttctagtttatgtgcatagagatATTTATAGTATCCTCTGATGGTTGTTTCTATTGCtttggggtcagtggtgatacccctttatcattttttattgtgtttacttgattcttctctcttttcttctttattagtctagctagcagtctatcttttttttattttttcaaaaagccaacttctggatttgttgattttttgaagggtttttgtgtctctgtctccttcagttcagccctgatctttgttatttctcatcttctgctagctttggagtttgtttgcttttggttctatagttcttttagttgtgatgttaggttgttaacttgagatctttctagctttttgatgtgagcatttagtgctgtaagtttccctcttaacactcCTTTAGCCTGCCttgcagagattctggtacattgtctctttgttctcattagtttcaaagaacttgatttctgccttaatttcattgtttacccaagagtcattcaggaacagattgttcaatttccatgtagttgtgtggttatgagtgaatttcttaattttgagcTCAAATAATCCATGTTGTGACAGATGCAATTCAGGTATATAGGTCACCCACTAAAATGCAAGTTCCATAAAGGCAGGGACTTTGTATATTGTTTATCACTATATTCCCAGCACCAACATCATGAAGTACATAGTGGATGCTCCAGAAGTATTTgttgaaaaagaatgaatgaatagtaTTCCCAGCTTTCACAGTgcttagcaattgtgaatgttcGATTAATATAAGATGATTGAATCAGATTCTATACAGATGGACGGCATAGTGGAAAGAACACTAATGTTGGGATTATGCATAGTTTGCCAACTGTATGATCTTGGGaaagttgtttaacctctctggCCCAAAGTTTCCTCACTTATAGAATGTAGATTGTAATCGAtggtattaaatgagataatggtaGTTGAGCTCCTAGTATAGTGCCTGCCTTAAAGCAAATGCTCGATAACTAGTAATCACTAATTTTTTAATCCTTATCccttaaaaaaatctcattatgAAGGACTTCCTAGATGAAGAAGGCTCTGAACTAGGCTTGAATAATGTAGTCAAAGAACCATACCCAAATGTCAAccctttagaaaatatttaactcaTTCAAGAACTTTAGCTGAGAAAATAAAGATGGCATtcaattttaagatatttatttttatccctttatatgtttaattttgcCTACCCAATCTTCAGAAAGTCTTCTACCACCTGCAATTAGGACAGTAATATCTGAGAGAAAGCTGTACTGTATATACAATAAAATCTGTACCTTATGGGTAGTTAGctggaaaaataaagagaaggaaactaacatttattgaacaccattTATGTGCTTGGCATTCTactatctattttaaaaatatatagattatacATATTTAAGCACTGTGTGCACAAAAAGAGCAAAAGATAATACAATGAGATGTAACTCTCTCTTCTCAGAGGCAGTGGCTGTAGCCAGCTTATTCTGTGTCTTCCATAGATAATTAATGTGCATACCAgcatagacagacagatagatgatagataagtAAATAGGTAATTCGAATAATCTTTATCTtcaaaatctcatttaatcctcacaacaatcgtATTTAGGGAAAAATTTTTATCCTCATGTTATAAATAAGGGAGCTGAAGCTCCATGAATCTGTATACCTTCTCCATTATTCCATAGCTAGAGACCAGTAGAGCCTGGATTCTGAACCAGGTCTCCAGTGGCTTCCACACTCTTGGCTTGGGAGGATGAAGATCTGTCAGCCATGACTCTGACTTTCTCTTCCCAGCATCTTTGTGCAGGTAACACCTCTGTTCCTGCTGAGAAAAGTGAGATGGGGTCCTCTTCCTCACCACTGTCCCCTACCTCAGCACCTACCccaaaaaaactttctaaaaattgGTAAACACCAAACACTCCCTAGGCATTTTTGTAAATCAAATTTCTAAagaaacacacacgcacacacacaaaatttggTTCACTTTCTACTAATTGATATCGTATCAATCACTATTATAGTTAATCCAGGTCTGTAGCCCAAACTTGTTTTGGGTTTATTCCAAGTCTTCACTAATTCTAATATGGAATAGATTCCTCTAAAAGATTGTTAGGACCAGAATTTCTGGCAAGCTTGGAATCAAACATTTTTACAGCTTCTTACTGTTCATGTTGTGTTCCTTCACAAACACAAGATAATGGTTCTTATATCTTGTGTCTACACTTCTGAATTTATTGCCTTTCTAGACTTCACATTAATTAGAAAGTTGTGCACCAGTTGCTTCTGACTCCTCCTTCCTCACATAGCTACAGTGGAAGAAACAAACCCCACCACAGCAACTTTGCTGAGAGGGCGCTGAACTTATTAACTCCAAATGTGGTCATTTTCTTATTCCTGGTAAAAGAAAAGACCTTAACGCTTCTCCATGCCAGCTCCAGTCCTAGCTATCACTTGAATTGAAATATTACTGTTCTTTAGTAACCCTTTGCTAGCCTTCAACTTTTATAGTTTACTTTTTGATTGCTGAAGTAGAGACATTTTTAatgaacttttaaagaaattatagctTTCCACCAtggatagtttaaaaaaaaataaagaaaatatacatacaccagaaaacagaatgaaaaaaaattttaaagattatttcagccgggtgcagtggctcatacctgtcatcccagcactttgggaggccaaggtgggtggatcacgaggtcacggtgaaaccccatctctactaaaaatacaaaaacaaaattagccaggcgtggtggcaggcacctgtagtcccagctactcctcaggaggctgaggcaggagaatggcttgaacccaggaggtggagcttgcagtgagccgagatcatgccactgcactccagcctgggtgacagagcaagactctgtctcaaaaaaaaaaaaaaaaagattatttcttgTAGTTGTGTACTGATAAATGTTCACCCAATTAGCTCTTAATTGGGtgtgtgtattcatatatatataatttatgtttagTACAAATTTTATTGACTTGAAGGATGTGTAGCACACAGTTtcattaatgataataaaatatataatagtcTTTATTGTAAATTCTATATAGAATTTATTTTGCTGAGAGGGCACTAGAGGATAAATTCCAATTATTCTCCCAGAatgctttcattgatttttgctaAGCATTTATATCCCTAATCAGCTTATAGTTGTAATTGATGTATAAGTATAGTTCCAACATGAACATTGgttgatattttcatttcagttaaataataagaaaaaagtgatTCAATAAAGACATATATATTGGAGCTTCATTTGTTTATCAGTGACGCGAGTGACTTCTTTGCCGAATTGGATAATGGTTTCCAAACACCAGAAGAATACTTCCTATTCTTTGTGCTATTCACAATGTAATGGCTACAGATATTATACAATTTTAAGTTTAATCTGCATTCCTCCATTGCTGTCTTAAGTCTAGAGCAACAATCATCAAAACAGCAAATCAAGTCCTAGCTTATAGCAATTGCAAATTTCTGTGGGGTAAATACTCCTACCATGGCTGATTTTAAGACATGCAGAGTTGGAAAGACAGATACTCCATTAACAAAGGACAGATACAATAGACGTAGATAACCTCAAGAGCATAGACAgtaggaaaatgtaaaaaaaaaaaaggcttagaaaatgatgagttttgAGTAtgtattacctttatttttaacataatttatttaattaagtttttataatttaatttttaatgatggcttgCAAATTTCTGGGAATTTAACAATTGGCTCCCACAAACTAGTACAAGCCGGCTCCAGCTCACCATTGCCTCATGTGTTTGCCCCTCATAGGTCGGCTGGGGAAACCAAAAATTACACAGAGTTTAATGGCATCTGTGAACAGCACCTGTAATGTCACACTGACATGCTctgtagagaaagaagaaaagaatgtgacATACAATTGGAGTCCCCTGGGAGAAGAGGGTAATGTCCTTCAAATCTTCCAGACTCCTGAGGACCAAGAGCTGACTTACACGTGTACAGCCCAGAACCCTGTCAGCAACAATTCTGACTCCATCTCTGCCCGGCAGCTCTGTGCAGGTAACTAGCTCTGCCCATCTCTCCTGGTGAGTCTCAGAGATCACTCTGAGGAGCTGCAAGGTCTGAATGTGGGCCACATTCTCTAGGGAGATGTGCTTCCTTTATCTTTGGCCTGGTCACTGAGGGCATCACCTCCCAGAAGCCTACTGGGAAAGAGGCCAAATCCTTCTGAGAGATACTAGACATTTCTGGGTGTTCTATGGCAGCCCCTGATCAACTCTCTGATTCAATTTCTCATCCTGGCTTTTAATAGAAGAAAGTTTAGTTTCCCTAGGAGCTTTGGCACTCCTTTGGAGGGCACCCAATTTTCATAATGCCCCTGACTGTGGGCAAACCTGCCCAGCCTCTTGGGCCTATTTCCTGAGAATCAAGACTCACTGCATCTTCTATTTTCAGACATCGCAATGGGCTTCCGTACTCACCACACCGGGTTGCTGAGCGTGCTGGCTATGTTCTTTCTGCTTGTTCTCATTCTGTCTTCAGtgtttttgttccatttgttCAAGAGAAGAAAAGGTAGGATTTTCCCAGAAGGTAAAATGTAGAAACTCGCCTTCTCTCCTCCTGGAATTGAAGCCATTTATCCAAGGTTTGGCCGAAAGGTCCATTGTTCCGGGGAATCTGCCTTCTTCTAATCTCCACCCCACCACCTCCCAGAATGATGGCTCTGAGGATCGTATGACATTACCCTGAATGGTCTTCAGAATCCATTCCTGAGATCACCAGTATCTGGTGGGCCCAGAACATGGGTTTGAGCTTAGTACCTACATGAACAAGCTGTGCTTCATTGTACAAGTGTGTTCACCTCTCCAGCTCAGGGCCCTCACATGTGAAATGTTTGGACTAGAGGATCTCCAGGGTCACTTCcaatttcattgtattttgatAATGACTATTGGAGAGTCATTGAGAAACACATACTAATCCTGTACTCCATGGTTGTCACTAGGTCCCTCTGAAATCCTCTGGATCATTCTGTAGTTGTGCCATTCTCAATTCAGAAAACCTGATCTTAGACCCTGAAGGAATCATTATACCCTCCTATTCACCCACATCCCATGTCTGCCCAAGAACTTCCTTTTCCCAtcaatcacaataaaaaatatggaaCTTCTGCTTCCATGTTCCTGACTCTCCTTTGGGTCTGATTCCTCAGGTTCCTGCTTGAACACCTTCACTAAGAACCCTTGTAAGTTCTCAGCCACAAAGTTCCTTGAATAATAATTGGGAGGGATGGGGAGTTCACAAAAGAATGGTTAAGACTAAGCACGTGATTTGCAGTCAGTCTGGGGGTGAAAGTCCCAGCCTGACCATTTATCAGCTACCAGTTATTTTATCATTGTAAGCTTTCATTTTCTCAGTTgtaaaatattcacaataataaGGTGTGCTGCATATACGTATTAAGTAGATTAAATggaattagaaatacaaaatacttgGCCCAATTCCCAGTACCTAGTAAATACTTGATAAATGTTAACTAGTATACTGATAACTGATGGGCCTGGGGCATGGTAAGGAGGAGGCATTCTAGGGGGAAGGGGATTTGTGACATGTGCCATACTCAAAAGGCCTCACAATGGGGAGAAGGCACAGCCTGCTTGAGCCACAGGTGATCTGCAAGGTCCCTCAAAGGGATATCGTCTTCAATCCCTCACTGCCTCTTGGGAAGAGAAAAGGGCTATTCTTTGCATCTATAAATGAGACAAGAGAGAGCACTCAGTTTGTCTCATACTCACCAAATACATGATAGGACTAAACTCTGAATGTTGGAGCCCTGTAATACTGCTCAGCTCAGACCTGTTATTTGCAGGTATGTTGGTGCCCTGTATTATGAAGGCCCAAAATTCTGGCCATCTTTTTGCACCTTGACCCTAAAATGTTCTGTGTTAGTACCAAAGCAAAGGAGTACACTGATGTGAATGTCTCTTCTAGCCTATACATTCTTAAAAGGAAAGACTTATCTACTGTCTTTCTTCTCTGGGGCctcacacagagcctggcacatagaaggagcttaatacatgtttattaacTGTGTGAATTGGcagggtgttgtggctcatgcctgtaatcccagcactttgggagatcaaggcatgTGGATcggctgagctcaggagttcgagaccagccagggcaacatggtgaaaccctgtctctaccaaaaatacaaaaaatttgctgggtgtggtggcacattcttGTGGTCccgctactcagaaggctgaggtgggaggatcacttgagtctgaaagacagaggttgcagtgagccctgaggtggtgcaccactgcactccgacgtgggtgacagagtgagaacttgtctcaaaaacaaacaaaaacagactgtGAATCAATCAAACAAGCAA includes:
- the CD84 gene encoding SLAM family member 5 isoform X4 gives rise to the protein MAQHNLWILLLCLQTCRLGKPKITQSLMASVNSTCNVTLTCSVEKEEKNVTYNWSPLGEEGNVLQIFQTPEDQELTYTCTAQNPVSNNSDSISARQLCADIAMGFRTHHTGLLSVLAMFFLLVLILSSVFLFHLFKRRKDAASKKTIYTYITASRNTQPAESRIYDEILQSKVLPSKEEPVNTVYSEVQFTDKMGKASTQDSKPPATSSYEIVI